From one Phocaeicola salanitronis DSM 18170 genomic stretch:
- a CDS encoding YifB family Mg chelatase-like AAA ATPase, whose protein sequence is MLIKLFGAAVQGIDATIVTIEVNSSRGIKFFLVGLPDSAVKESHERIVAALQVNGYKFPTCQIVINMAPADIRKEGSSYDLPLAIGILAVSGAVSPEKLDRYLLIGELSLDGSLQPIKGALPIAICARQQGFEGFILPKQNAREAAVVNNLNVYGVENITEVIDFFNGKRELEPTIVNTREEFYRSQTNFPFDFADVKGQESVKRALEVAAAGGHNLIMIGAPGSGKSMMAKCLPSILPPLSLAESLETTKIHSVAGKLGKDSSLIAVRPFRSPHHTISQVAMVGGGTNPQPGEISLAHNGVLFLDELPEFNRSVLEVLRQPLEDRHITISRAKYTLDYPASFTLIASMNPCPCGYYNHPTRHCVCTPGQVQKYLNRISGPLLDRIDIQVEIVPVPFEKLAERKAGEPSAAIRERVIRARQIQAKRFAGLPGIHCNAQMTSRLLHQYAQPDSHGMVLLRTAMERFNLSARAYDRILKVSRTIADLDGSEAILPKHLAEAISYRNLDRENWAG, encoded by the coding sequence ATGCTAATCAAACTATTCGGTGCAGCCGTTCAAGGAATAGATGCAACCATCGTCACAATCGAAGTCAACAGCTCGCGGGGCATTAAGTTTTTCCTCGTAGGCTTGCCCGATTCAGCCGTAAAAGAGAGCCACGAACGCATCGTAGCCGCCCTTCAGGTCAACGGATACAAGTTCCCCACCTGCCAAATCGTCATCAACATGGCACCCGCGGATATCCGCAAGGAAGGTTCCTCGTACGACCTTCCGCTGGCGATAGGCATCTTAGCGGTATCGGGAGCCGTATCTCCCGAAAAGCTCGACCGTTACCTCCTCATAGGCGAATTGAGCCTGGACGGAAGCCTACAGCCCATCAAAGGCGCCTTGCCCATAGCCATCTGCGCCCGCCAGCAAGGATTCGAAGGATTCATCCTCCCCAAGCAAAACGCGCGTGAAGCCGCCGTGGTCAATAACCTGAACGTGTACGGCGTGGAAAACATCACCGAAGTCATCGATTTCTTCAACGGCAAGCGCGAACTGGAACCTACTATCGTCAATACGCGCGAGGAATTTTACCGGAGCCAGACCAATTTCCCTTTCGACTTTGCCGATGTCAAGGGTCAGGAAAGCGTGAAACGTGCCTTGGAGGTTGCAGCGGCAGGCGGACACAACCTGATTATGATAGGCGCGCCGGGAAGCGGCAAGTCGATGATGGCAAAATGCCTTCCCAGCATCCTTCCGCCCCTTTCGCTCGCCGAGAGCCTGGAAACCACCAAGATACATTCCGTAGCCGGAAAACTGGGGAAAGACTCGTCCCTCATCGCCGTCCGCCCGTTCCGAAGCCCGCACCACACCATTTCGCAAGTCGCCATGGTGGGCGGGGGCACCAATCCCCAACCGGGTGAAATCAGCCTGGCACACAATGGCGTCCTCTTCCTCGACGAGCTTCCCGAGTTCAACCGAAGCGTCCTCGAAGTCCTCCGCCAGCCCCTCGAAGACCGGCACATCACCATTTCGCGCGCCAAATATACCTTGGATTATCCCGCCAGCTTCACCCTGATAGCCTCGATGAACCCCTGCCCCTGCGGATATTACAACCACCCCACCCGCCATTGTGTATGTACGCCCGGCCAAGTGCAAAAGTACCTGAACCGTATCTCCGGTCCCCTCCTCGACCGGATTGACATCCAAGTGGAAATCGTTCCGGTACCCTTCGAGAAGCTTGCCGAACGCAAGGCAGGCGAGCCCAGCGCCGCCATCCGCGAACGGGTCATCCGTGCCCGCCAGATACAAGCCAAACGCTTTGCCGGCCTTCCGGGCATCCATTGCAATGCCCAGATGACTTCGCGCCTCCTGCACCAGTACGCCCAGCCCGACTCCCACGGCATGGTTCTTCTTCGCACCGCCATGGAGCGTTTCAACCTCTCCGCCCGTGCCTACGACCGCATCCTGAAGGTCTCGCGCACCATAGCCGATTTGGACGGAAGCGAAGCCATCCTCCCCAAACACCTTGCCGAAGCCATCAGCTACCGGAACTTAGACCGGGAAAACTGGGCAGGATAA
- a CDS encoding thioredoxin-like domain-containing protein — protein sequence MKLLPTLTALSMLFLLSCKGDSTFTLQAEMDGLADKPILVVYDDPISKLDTIFPKEGKFNYTFVPDTITLFRLVLPETGEMIPVFADKGQEMTLSGTFQAPGITGDGMNGEYGALLKEIQALKDSASAAQAAEKFIQAHPSSFASAYLINKYFIQTPSPDTKKIEQLIAPLTGNIKDSRILSVILKALPAQEDNARQNKEYVNYFSCKDREGKYISWTGEKGSYTLLNFWASWDKESLVRRDSLEKLVGKFPEKKFKVLNISLDYEKDKWLEKCKKDTGKWIETCDFKGWNNPVVKQNQIHALPANILINNSRKIIATQLYGQALYEKVKEQLKE from the coding sequence ATGAAGTTACTTCCAACGCTTACCGCACTTAGCATGCTTTTCCTCCTTTCCTGCAAGGGGGATTCGACGTTCACGCTTCAGGCAGAAATGGACGGGCTTGCGGACAAGCCCATACTGGTGGTCTACGATGACCCCATCTCGAAACTCGACACGATTTTCCCGAAAGAAGGGAAATTCAATTATACGTTCGTTCCCGATACCATCACGCTCTTCCGCCTGGTTCTGCCCGAAACGGGAGAGATGATTCCTGTATTCGCCGACAAGGGACAGGAAATGACACTAAGCGGAACGTTCCAAGCCCCCGGCATCACAGGAGACGGGATGAACGGGGAATACGGCGCGCTATTGAAAGAAATCCAAGCGTTGAAGGACTCGGCATCCGCCGCACAAGCCGCGGAAAAATTCATCCAAGCCCATCCTTCTTCTTTCGCATCGGCATACCTGATTAACAAATACTTCATCCAAACCCCTTCGCCCGATACGAAGAAAATCGAGCAACTAATCGCTCCCCTTACAGGAAATATCAAAGACAGCCGCATCCTGAGCGTAATCCTCAAGGCTTTGCCCGCACAAGAGGACAATGCCCGGCAAAACAAGGAATACGTCAATTATTTCTCGTGCAAAGACCGCGAAGGCAAATACATTTCGTGGACAGGGGAAAAGGGAAGCTATACCCTGCTCAACTTCTGGGCAAGCTGGGACAAGGAAAGCCTTGTCCGGCGCGACTCGCTGGAAAAACTTGTCGGGAAATTCCCCGAAAAGAAATTCAAGGTCTTGAACATCTCCCTCGATTACGAAAAAGACAAGTGGCTGGAAAAATGCAAGAAAGACACCGGGAAATGGATAGAGACATGCGATTTCAAGGGCTGGAACAATCCGGTGGTAAAACAGAACCAAATCCATGCGCTCCCTGCCAACATCCTGATAAACAATAGCCGGAAAATCATAGCAACCCAATTATACGGACAAGCGTTATATGAAAAGGTAAAAGAACAACTGAAAGAATAA
- a CDS encoding tetratricopeptide repeat protein has protein sequence MIKKLYLPLVALLVLAFSSCSKMGELDPSYFTTDPEVLEAIGGKVPVTITGKFPEKYFKKTATVEVTPVLRWDGGEAKGQPAMFQGEKVQGNDQTISYKMGGTYTMKASFDYVPEMAKSELYLDFKIKKGKKEYTIPSVKIADGVIATSELPTVKSANAAYAADAFQRIIKQAQEAQIMFLIQQANIRASELKSEGIKDFNKKVVAVNGDKKNFKLNNIEISAYASPDGGVKLNTGLAEDRQENTEKYLNKQLKKGEIETQVDAKYTAQDWEGFQELVSKSNIQDKDLILRVLSMYQDPEQRETEIKNISSVYKTLADEILPQLRRARLTANYDVIGRSDEEINAAFDAKEDSISVDELLYAATLTQDNARKEAIYKRAIEKYPNDFRAYNNLGMMSYAAGDLNAAENYFKQAASKSASAAEVNTNLGLCELCKGNVAEAETYLSKSTGANTANEALGNLYIKQGQYDRAVQAFGDTKTNSAALAQILAKDYNKAKSTLEAVKNPDAYTDYLMAIVGARTNNADLVKSSMAKVGQKDASLKASAQNDREFAKYANEIQ, from the coding sequence ATGATTAAGAAGTTGTATTTGCCCTTAGTGGCATTGTTAGTTCTTGCTTTCTCTTCATGTAGCAAGATGGGTGAATTGGACCCGAGCTATTTCACAACTGATCCTGAAGTATTGGAAGCTATCGGCGGCAAAGTGCCTGTTACTATCACAGGTAAGTTCCCTGAAAAGTATTTCAAGAAAACAGCAACCGTTGAAGTTACTCCGGTTTTGAGATGGGACGGAGGCGAAGCCAAAGGCCAGCCGGCTATGTTCCAAGGTGAAAAAGTGCAAGGTAACGACCAGACTATCTCTTATAAGATGGGCGGTACCTATACGATGAAAGCCTCTTTCGACTATGTACCCGAAATGGCTAAGTCTGAACTGTATCTTGATTTCAAAATCAAGAAAGGAAAGAAAGAATACACCATCCCTTCTGTAAAGATTGCCGACGGTGTTATCGCTACTTCTGAATTGCCTACCGTTAAGTCGGCTAACGCCGCATACGCAGCTGACGCGTTCCAACGCATCATCAAGCAGGCTCAGGAAGCTCAAATCATGTTCTTGATCCAACAGGCTAACATCCGCGCAAGCGAATTGAAGTCAGAAGGCATCAAGGATTTCAACAAGAAAGTGGTTGCTGTAAACGGCGACAAGAAAAACTTCAAGTTGAACAACATCGAAATCTCTGCTTACGCATCTCCGGATGGTGGCGTGAAACTGAACACCGGTTTGGCTGAAGACCGTCAGGAAAACACTGAAAAGTACCTGAACAAGCAATTGAAGAAAGGCGAAATCGAAACTCAGGTTGACGCTAAATATACTGCACAAGACTGGGAAGGCTTCCAGGAACTGGTTTCTAAATCAAACATCCAAGACAAAGACCTCATCTTGCGCGTCTTGTCTATGTACCAAGATCCGGAACAACGTGAAACTGAAATCAAGAACATCTCTTCAGTTTACAAGACCTTGGCAGATGAAATCCTTCCGCAATTGCGCCGTGCACGCCTGACCGCTAACTACGACGTTATCGGACGTAGCGATGAAGAAATCAACGCCGCATTCGACGCGAAAGAAGACTCTATCAGCGTTGACGAATTGCTGTATGCAGCTACCCTGACTCAAGACAATGCACGCAAGGAAGCTATCTACAAGAGAGCTATCGAAAAATATCCGAACGACTTCCGCGCATACAACAACTTGGGTATGATGTCATACGCAGCAGGCGACCTGAACGCAGCTGAAAACTACTTCAAGCAAGCCGCAAGCAAGAGCGCAAGCGCAGCTGAAGTTAACACCAACCTCGGTTTGTGCGAATTGTGCAAAGGCAATGTAGCAGAAGCTGAAACTTACCTGAGCAAGTCTACAGGCGCTAACACCGCTAACGAAGCGCTGGGTAACCTGTATATCAAACAAGGCCAGTACGACCGTGCCGTACAAGCCTTCGGCGACACCAAGACCAACTCTGCCGCTTTGGCTCAAATCTTGGCTAAAGACTACAACAAGGCAAAGAGCACATTGGAAGCAGTCAAGAATCCGGACGCTTATACTGATTACCTGATGGCTATCGTAGGTGCACGCACCAACAATGCCGACCTGGTTAAGTCAAGCATGGCTAAGGTAGGCCAGAAAGACGCAAGCTTGAAAGCAAGCGCTCAAAACGACCGTGAATTTGCTAAATATGCAAATGAGATTCAGTAA
- the xerD gene encoding site-specific tyrosine recombinase XerD, translated as MKTYEKILLKYRQYLKLERSLSGNTIDAYLTDLDKLLAYLTLEGIGITDVTLQDLENFSAGLHDIGIHPRSQARILSGIRSFFRFLTLDDYIRQDPSELLESPQIGKHLPDVLTVEEIDALIGAIDETTPEGQRNRAILETLYSCGLRVSELCNLKLSDLYLDEGFIKVEGKGSKQRLVPISPRAVNELKNYFTERGYAKIKPGYEDFVFISRFGKNISRIMVFHIIKELAERIGLKKTISPHTFRHSFATHLLEGGANLRAIQAMLGHESIGTTEIYTHIDRSMLRQEIIEHHPRNKKKRFN; from the coding sequence ATGAAAACCTACGAGAAGATACTGTTAAAGTACCGCCAATACCTGAAATTAGAACGTTCTTTATCGGGAAACACAATCGACGCCTATCTGACCGACCTGGACAAACTGCTCGCATACCTCACCCTGGAAGGCATCGGCATTACCGACGTGACCCTGCAAGACCTGGAAAACTTCTCCGCCGGACTTCACGACATCGGCATCCATCCCCGCTCGCAAGCCCGCATCCTTTCGGGTATCCGCTCGTTCTTCCGCTTCCTCACCCTCGACGACTACATCCGCCAAGACCCGAGCGAACTGCTCGAATCGCCCCAGATAGGCAAACACCTGCCCGATGTGCTGACCGTAGAAGAGATAGACGCCCTTATCGGCGCTATCGACGAGACCACCCCCGAAGGGCAACGCAACCGGGCGATACTGGAAACCCTGTATAGCTGCGGCTTGCGCGTATCCGAGCTCTGCAACCTCAAATTATCCGACCTCTATCTGGACGAAGGCTTCATCAAGGTAGAAGGCAAGGGAAGCAAGCAACGCCTGGTGCCCATCTCCCCCCGTGCCGTCAACGAGCTGAAAAATTATTTCACGGAACGCGGATACGCCAAAATCAAACCCGGATACGAAGACTTTGTATTCATAAGCCGGTTCGGGAAGAACATCTCGCGCATCATGGTTTTCCATATAATAAAGGAACTGGCAGAGCGCATCGGATTGAAAAAGACCATCAGCCCGCACACCTTCCGCCACTCGTTCGCCACCCACCTGCTGGAAGGCGGAGCCAACCTGCGTGCCATCCAAGCCATGCTGGGGCACGAAAGCATCGGAACGACCGAAATCTATACACACATCGACCGAAGCATGCTCCGGCAAGAGATTATCGAACATCATCCACGGAACAAAAAAAAGCGTTTTAACTAA